In one Chlamydia sp. BM-2023 genomic region, the following are encoded:
- the pyk gene encoding pyruvate kinase, producing the protein MIVRTKIICTIGPATNTPEMLEKLLDAGMNVARLNFSHGTHETHGQTIRLLKELREKKSAPLAIMLDTKGPEVRLGNIPTPIKVSRGQKITLVGKEVEGSAEGGITLHPHCVFPYVREGADVLIDDGYIQAVVSSAGDDYLELEFVNAGELKSYKSLSIRDIDLALPFMTDKDIDDLKFGVEQGVDVIAASFVRYAEDIEIMRKCLADCGRADIPIIAKIENRLGVENFSQIAKCCDGIMIARGDLGIEMSVVEVPNLQKFMAKVSRETGRFCITATQMLESMIRNVLPTRAEVSDVANAIYDGTSAVMLSGETASGNYPIAAVKIMRSVIKETEKNLNYASFLNLDDSDSAVKVSPYLQSIGLSGIHIAEKANARAIIVYTESGGSPIFLSKYRPRFPIIAVTPNISVYYRLALEWGVYPMLTQESDRAVWRHQACVYGIERGILSNYDKILVLSRGAQMKDTNNLTLTTVNDIITASAK; encoded by the coding sequence ATGATCGTAAGAACGAAAATCATTTGTACTATAGGTCCGGCAACAAACACTCCTGAAATGCTTGAGAAGCTTTTAGATGCAGGAATGAATGTCGCGAGGTTAAATTTTAGTCATGGTACGCACGAAACTCATGGTCAGACAATCCGTCTTCTTAAAGAGTTACGAGAAAAGAAAAGTGCTCCCTTAGCGATTATGCTGGATACTAAAGGGCCTGAGGTTCGTTTAGGAAATATCCCTACACCAATAAAAGTATCTCGGGGACAAAAGATTACTTTAGTTGGTAAAGAAGTAGAAGGATCCGCAGAAGGGGGGATTACTTTACATCCTCATTGTGTTTTCCCTTATGTGCGCGAGGGTGCGGATGTATTAATAGATGATGGCTACATTCAAGCTGTGGTTTCCTCTGCAGGAGATGATTATTTAGAGTTAGAATTCGTTAATGCCGGAGAATTAAAATCTTATAAATCTTTGAGTATAAGAGATATTGACCTGGCTCTTCCTTTTATGACCGATAAGGATATCGATGATTTAAAATTTGGTGTTGAGCAAGGAGTTGATGTTATTGCGGCATCATTTGTTCGTTATGCTGAAGATATTGAGATTATGCGTAAATGTTTAGCAGATTGCGGGCGTGCTGACATACCTATTATTGCTAAAATTGAAAATCGTTTGGGTGTGGAGAATTTTTCTCAGATTGCTAAGTGTTGTGATGGCATTATGATTGCCCGTGGAGACCTAGGAATCGAGATGTCTGTTGTTGAGGTGCCCAATTTACAGAAGTTTATGGCTAAGGTTTCTCGTGAAACCGGGCGGTTTTGTATTACCGCCACACAAATGTTAGAATCAATGATTCGTAATGTTTTGCCAACACGCGCGGAAGTTTCTGACGTTGCTAATGCTATTTATGATGGAACTTCTGCAGTTATGCTGTCAGGGGAAACCGCTTCCGGAAATTACCCCATAGCAGCTGTAAAAATTATGCGCTCAGTAATTAAAGAGACTGAAAAAAATCTTAATTATGCTTCTTTCTTAAATCTTGATGATAGTGATAGTGCTGTTAAGGTATCTCCATATTTGCAGTCCATAGGTCTATCTGGAATTCATATTGCTGAAAAAGCTAATGCCAGGGCAATTATTGTTTATACAGAATCCGGGGGATCTCCGATTTTCCTTTCTAAGTATCGTCCTCGCTTCCCAATTATTGCTGTTACTCCAAATATATCAGTGTATTACCGCTTAGCTTTAGAATGGGGGGTGTACCCCATGCTTACGCAAGAGTCGGATCGAGCCGTATGGAGACACCAAGCGTGTGTTTATGGAATCGAGAGGGGTATTTTATCAAACTATGATAAAATCCTTGTTTTGAGCCGCGGAGCTCAAATGAAAGATACGAATAACCTAACCTTAACAACAGTAAACGATATTATCACAGCATCTGCTAAATAA
- the cdaA gene encoding diadenylate cyclase CdaA: MPIDITYYTTPLLEILLIWVVLNYLLKFFWGTRAMDVVFGLLAFLFLFVLADKLHFPIIRRLMLHVVNVAAIVVFIIFQPEIRLALSRVRFHGRKFVIDLQDQFVEHLTSCIYQMSERQIGALVVLENKNSFDEFLSFSSVKINASFSEELLETIFEPSSPLHDGAVILRGEMIAYARVVLPLAHDTTQLSRSMGTRHRAALGASQRTDALIIIVSEENGYVSLSRDGILTRGVKMDRFKAVLRSILSLKEQKRKPFSSWIWKK; encoded by the coding sequence ATGCCCATAGATATCACTTATTATACAACGCCCTTACTAGAAATTCTTCTAATATGGGTAGTATTAAATTACCTGTTGAAGTTCTTTTGGGGAACTCGCGCCATGGACGTTGTCTTTGGTTTGCTTGCGTTTCTGTTTCTATTTGTCCTAGCTGATAAGCTTCATTTCCCTATTATCAGACGATTAATGTTGCACGTTGTGAATGTCGCTGCCATTGTCGTTTTTATTATTTTCCAGCCAGAAATACGGCTCGCTTTATCTCGTGTACGCTTTCATGGGAGGAAGTTTGTCATTGATCTACAAGATCAATTCGTAGAACATTTAACATCATGCATCTATCAAATGTCTGAAAGACAAATAGGAGCTCTTGTTGTTCTTGAAAACAAAAACTCTTTCGATGAGTTTCTAAGTTTTTCTTCAGTAAAAATTAACGCTAGTTTTTCAGAAGAACTTTTAGAAACTATTTTTGAGCCTTCGTCCCCTCTTCATGACGGTGCTGTAATCCTCAGAGGAGAAATGATAGCCTACGCTCGTGTTGTCCTTCCTTTAGCGCATGATACTACTCAGTTATCACGCTCTATGGGAACCCGTCATCGTGCTGCTTTAGGAGCCAGCCAACGTACTGACGCTTTGATCATCATTGTCTCCGAAGAAAACGGCTATGTTTCGTTATCTCGCGATGGTATTTTAACTCGCGGAGTAAAAATGGATAGATTCAAAGCGGTATTAAGAAGCATTCTTTCTTTAAAAGAACAGAAACGCAAACCCTTTAGCTCATGGATTTGGAAAAAATGA
- a CDS encoding lipid A biosynthesis lauroyl acyltransferase (Acylates the intermediate (KDO)2-lipid IVA to form (KDO)2-(lauroyl)-lipid IVA): MLKTLRRAKQSTIDFLVYAIGISLISIFKSLPRSLLCRLGRIAGVVVFHTVPDYRKTALTNLALAFPDKTLKERFLLAKQSIQHVMITLLELLAVEGLVHNLDNLISIATSETQPEGFCPHEVLTNEELDATFAKLNENEGVILFCGHQANWELPFLYITRDYPGLAFAKPINNARLNKKIFSLREIFKGKIVSPKQGIHHALQSLHQGHVIGIVGDQALLLSSYAYPLFGNDAFTTTTPALLAYKTGKPVIAISVYRNENGYQIIPSKRFYADKSLPLKESTSLLMNNIMGFLEKGIACKPEQWMWMHKRWKRKVNNKIKKRYSYSRILVVMKQDAIEKNRDFLIDLANLYSGALLTLAVQNQTAPLKDLPQYIVKEFCSHDDLRRFPNSFPAIFDFAELPKPLHKYFKKSGSVALYTAKDLEKKLRQPNSPLITALNGFLKKS, translated from the coding sequence ATGTTAAAAACATTACGTCGTGCAAAGCAAAGTACTATAGACTTTCTTGTTTACGCCATAGGAATATCTCTAATCAGTATTTTTAAATCTCTTCCTAGATCTTTATTATGTCGTTTGGGAAGAATTGCCGGAGTTGTAGTTTTTCACACAGTTCCTGACTACAGAAAAACCGCCTTAACAAATTTAGCGTTAGCTTTTCCGGATAAGACTCTCAAGGAAAGGTTTCTTCTTGCCAAGCAGTCTATTCAACATGTCATGATTACCCTGTTAGAGCTACTTGCTGTAGAGGGGCTTGTCCATAATCTTGACAATTTGATTTCGATAGCGACCTCTGAAACACAGCCGGAAGGATTTTGTCCCCACGAAGTACTTACCAACGAGGAATTAGATGCTACCTTTGCGAAGCTCAACGAAAATGAAGGAGTGATTCTTTTTTGTGGTCACCAGGCTAATTGGGAACTACCCTTCCTTTATATCACTAGGGATTATCCTGGGTTAGCTTTTGCAAAACCTATAAACAACGCCCGGTTAAATAAAAAAATTTTCTCTTTAAGAGAAATTTTCAAAGGGAAAATTGTTTCTCCCAAACAAGGAATACATCACGCTCTTCAATCTCTGCATCAAGGGCATGTTATCGGGATAGTAGGCGATCAAGCCCTTTTGCTTTCTTCATATGCCTATCCTCTATTTGGAAATGATGCCTTTACAACAACAACGCCAGCTTTACTAGCATATAAAACAGGGAAACCTGTCATAGCAATATCTGTTTATCGTAATGAAAATGGATATCAAATTATTCCTAGTAAAAGGTTTTATGCTGACAAGTCCCTACCATTGAAAGAGTCCACATCCTTACTTATGAATAACATCATGGGATTCCTTGAAAAAGGAATAGCGTGCAAGCCAGAACAATGGATGTGGATGCACAAACGATGGAAACGTAAGGTAAATAACAAAATAAAAAAGAGATACTCTTACAGCCGTATTCTCGTAGTTATGAAACAAGATGCTATAGAAAAAAATCGTGATTTTCTTATAGATCTCGCTAATCTGTATTCAGGAGCATTACTCACACTAGCTGTACAAAATCAAACCGCCCCCTTGAAGGACCTTCCTCAATACATCGTGAAAGAGTTCTGTTCCCATGATGATTTACGCCGTTTCCCCAATAGCTTTCCTGCTATCTTTGACTTTGCGGAACTTCCAAAACCTCTACATAAATATTTTAAAAAATCAGGATCTGTAGCTCTCTACACAGCAAAAGACTTAGAAAAAAAATTACGACAACCCAATTCACCTTTAATTACGGCATTAAATGGATTTTTAAAAAAATCCTAA
- a CDS encoding cytochrome ubiquinol oxidase subunit I → MDAVVLSRIQFGLFVGFHYLFVPLSMGLSMMLVVMEGLYLITKKNIYKQMTWFWIGVFALTFVVGVVTGIMQIFSFGSNWAGFSEYTGNIFGALLGSEGVFAFFLESGFLGVLLFGRHKVSKKMHFFATCMVALGAHMSAFWIVCANSWMQTPSGYEMAMHHGQLVPTMTSFWQVVFSPTSIDRFTHVVLGTWLSGIFLVISVSAYYLRKQRHIEFARKGLKLGAITGIIVLILQLWSADVSARGVAKNQPTKLAAFEGLFKTEEYSPIYLFGIVDVKNQKVFGVPLPGGLSFLVHRNTKTPVTGLDQAPQDEWPNVQAVFQLYHLMIMLWALMVLLVMITWCAYRKRRWALKSFILFILSFSVLCPEICNEVGWCAAEMGRQPWVVYGLLKTQSAASSIIRGGQVVQSLALFSIVFACLLSLFIFLLCKKVQRGPDQNDLNEVEV, encoded by the coding sequence ATGGATGCAGTAGTTTTATCTAGGATACAGTTTGGTTTGTTTGTTGGATTTCATTACCTTTTTGTTCCTTTGAGTATGGGCCTTAGTATGATGCTTGTTGTCATGGAAGGTTTGTATCTGATTACTAAGAAGAATATTTATAAACAAATGACCTGGTTTTGGATTGGGGTATTTGCTCTGACATTTGTTGTTGGAGTTGTTACAGGAATTATGCAAATTTTTTCTTTTGGTTCCAATTGGGCGGGATTTTCTGAATATACAGGGAACATTTTTGGCGCACTTTTAGGAAGTGAAGGCGTATTTGCCTTTTTCTTAGAATCAGGATTTTTAGGTGTTCTGTTGTTTGGCCGCCATAAGGTGTCTAAGAAAATGCATTTTTTTGCTACTTGTATGGTAGCTCTTGGAGCACATATGAGTGCTTTTTGGATAGTATGCGCCAATTCTTGGATGCAAACACCATCTGGATATGAAATGGCAATGCATCATGGACAACTTGTACCTACAATGACATCATTTTGGCAGGTAGTATTCTCTCCGACAAGTATCGATCGTTTTACCCACGTAGTATTAGGAACATGGTTATCAGGAATCTTTCTTGTAATTAGCGTAAGTGCTTACTATTTACGTAAACAGCGCCATATAGAGTTCGCCCGTAAGGGATTAAAATTAGGAGCCATAACAGGAATCATAGTTCTTATTTTACAACTATGGTCCGCAGATGTTTCTGCTCGTGGAGTGGCTAAAAATCAACCGACAAAATTAGCAGCTTTTGAAGGTCTATTTAAAACAGAAGAGTATAGTCCAATTTACCTATTCGGTATTGTAGATGTAAAAAATCAAAAAGTATTTGGAGTGCCTCTTCCTGGAGGGCTTTCTTTCTTAGTTCATAGAAATACAAAGACCCCCGTTACTGGTTTAGATCAGGCTCCTCAAGATGAGTGGCCAAATGTTCAAGCCGTGTTTCAGCTGTATCACTTGATGATTATGCTTTGGGCCCTTATGGTTCTTTTGGTGATGATTACCTGGTGTGCATATAGGAAGAGACGCTGGGCATTAAAATCTTTCATATTATTCATACTCTCATTTTCTGTTCTCTGTCCCGAAATATGTAATGAAGTGGGTTGGTGCGCTGCTGAAATGGGAAGACAGCCTTGGGTTGTCTATGGTTTATTAAAAACTCAATCCGCAGCCTCTTCGATAATCCGTGGGGGGCAAGTTGTTCAATCTTTAGCTTTATTTAGCATAGTATTTGCATGTCTTCTCTCTTTATTTATCTTTCTTTTGTGTAAGAAGGTACAACGAGGGCCTGATCAAAATGACCTTAATGAGGTGGAAGTATAG
- the uvrA gene encoding excinuclease ABC subunit UvrA produces MSTLPVCISGITVRNLKNISVEFLPGEIVLLTGVSGSGKSSLAFDTVYAAGRKRYVSTLPSFFATTLSSLPAPSIEKIRGLSPTIAVKQNHFAYHVHATVGSVTELSQHLALLFSLDGEARDPHTNEVLKLQSKEKILAILESIPDATQITLLAPLIDKSLASIQECIRQGYTKIRINNVISPIYSFLSSPIGEDTPADIVVDSLIKNESNNARLKVSLFSALSLGEGQCCVSTDLYEETFSTQIYIPETQQTYTPLTPQSFSPHSLHGRCFACQGTGMHLVIQDSSLIDQHLSIRQNCCKLAGNCSTYFYNALYQSLADTLGFSLDTPWKDLSNDIQQAFLYGHQHLVLPVRLFDPTLGKKMLSHKLWRGVLNDIGEKIRYAAKPSKYLPEGTTVQTCSKCHGTGIGEYASAATWQGKTFGEFQKMPLDDFFSFISPIKAASTSVREILDGLRNRLSLLIDLGLSYLTLDRTLATLSGGEQERTALAKHLGAELSGITYILDEPSIGLHPRDTHKLIRVIQKLRNQGNSILLVEHDEQMISFVDRIIDIGPGAGIFGGEVLFNGAPKDFLNNCDSLTAKYLRHELTIDIPSKRPLTKARLSLSHATTNNLKDVTISIPLERITAVTGVSGSGKSSLINDTLVPAIERVLQGEEDPNLNITKGKVERIVHITRDLPGRSQRSIPLTYIKAFDDLRELFAEQPRSKRLGLTKGHFSFNLSLGSCVECQGLGSTTLSEDFTPIPCGLCHGKRFQPQILEVHYEGKNIADILAMTAYEAEKFFQTTPHIHEKIHALCSLGLDHLPLGRPLSSLSGGEIQRLKLTYELLAPAKKPTLYILDEPTTGLHTHDIHALIHVLLSLTHQGHTVVIIEHNMHIVKISDYVIELGPEGGELGGYLLASCTPEELILLDTPTAKALQPYIQKTKNLPRVVQKSHIPNFPGEISIRDAHHHNLKHIDVTIPRNSLTAISGPSASGKHSLVFDILYASGNIAYAELFPPYVRQALIKKTPLPQVESVRGLSPVVAIKKTGTRKNSRHSLASSLDITNSLEKLFALLGVPHSPVTGDPLIKITPQAIVDKLLQDHEADYVTITAPLSPDEDLDITLKSRMKEGYLKIFANNEFYDLEDSLPDILEDPAIVILHTKISKHHESSLLSSLTLAFSLSPTPRLHIHNDGRVIHSVSYVLGWQDASGISYPNITRKHLSRDHIEGQCQQCCGSGAILKLSFMEHKDKIINYTPQELFELFFPESSSAPVLALLKHLKIPQDKPIKSLTVSSQKTLFQGTEKHAGLERIFMEHFNRLPSCPLLHPLIASTICLACHGWGIHTYAQEVRIGETSLIDLYQGDTNFLKNFLEKITDSQAHPIIQDLQNKLEFIDKVGLSYITLGQQQDTLSDGEHYRLHLAKKISTNLTDIVYLLEDPLSGLHPQDVPILVKLLKELVANNNTVIATDRNELLKLYAEHTIDLGPGSGPDGGYLISQQPLSLDSSPHQHEHSKVTLNIDLSIYNITNLHVKAPLNSIVAIAGVSGSGKTSLLVEGFYKQAQQLIKTENYKHFSHVLFLDSHPLSSSQRSDIGTYFDITPHLRNFYASLTQAKALNLTSSMFSTNTKQGQCSDCLGLGYHLIDRAFYALEKRQCPTCSGYRIQPLSQEVVYEGNHFGKLLQIPIKDIAYLFPFLKKIHAPLQALINSGLGYLPLGQNLSSLSLSERIAIKIARFLHLPPKEPTLFLLDEVATSLDINKKSQLQILFRNLLSQGHSIIYVDHDVRLLQHADYIIELGPGSGKYGGKLLFSGETKDIASSTTSLLKRYMT; encoded by the coding sequence ATGTCTACGTTACCCGTCTGTATTTCTGGTATTACCGTTAGAAACCTAAAAAATATATCCGTAGAGTTTCTTCCTGGTGAGATTGTTTTGCTTACGGGGGTATCAGGCTCGGGGAAATCTTCATTAGCTTTTGATACTGTCTATGCAGCAGGAAGAAAACGCTATGTATCTACACTACCTTCTTTCTTTGCTACGACCCTTTCTTCTCTTCCCGCTCCCTCTATTGAAAAAATCCGTGGATTATCTCCAACAATTGCTGTTAAGCAAAATCATTTTGCCTATCATGTCCATGCGACTGTGGGGAGTGTCACAGAGCTATCCCAGCATCTTGCTTTATTATTTTCTCTAGATGGGGAGGCTCGAGATCCTCATACAAATGAAGTCCTTAAATTACAGAGTAAAGAAAAAATACTCGCGATTCTTGAAAGTATTCCTGATGCTACTCAGATAACATTATTAGCTCCCCTAATAGATAAAAGCCTTGCGTCTATTCAAGAATGCATAAGACAGGGATATACAAAAATCCGCATTAACAATGTTATCTCGCCTATTTATTCTTTTCTTTCCTCTCCTATTGGTGAAGATACCCCTGCGGATATCGTTGTAGACTCTCTTATTAAAAATGAAAGTAACAATGCCCGTTTAAAAGTCAGCTTATTCTCAGCTTTGAGTTTAGGAGAAGGGCAATGTTGCGTAAGCACAGATCTCTACGAGGAAACCTTTTCCACACAAATTTATATTCCTGAGACTCAGCAAACATATACCCCTTTAACACCTCAGTCCTTTTCTCCTCATAGTCTTCATGGACGATGTTTTGCCTGTCAAGGAACAGGCATGCATCTTGTTATTCAGGACTCCTCTCTTATTGATCAGCACCTCTCTATTCGTCAAAATTGCTGTAAGCTGGCAGGAAATTGTTCTACCTATTTTTACAATGCCTTGTATCAATCTCTAGCGGATACGTTAGGCTTTAGTTTGGATACTCCTTGGAAAGATCTTTCTAACGACATTCAGCAAGCTTTTTTGTATGGACACCAGCATTTGGTTCTTCCTGTGCGACTTTTTGATCCTACATTAGGGAAAAAAATGCTCTCCCATAAGCTTTGGCGAGGGGTTCTCAATGATATCGGAGAAAAAATCCGTTATGCTGCAAAACCTTCAAAATATCTCCCTGAGGGAACAACAGTACAAACGTGCTCTAAGTGTCACGGAACAGGAATAGGAGAATATGCATCTGCAGCGACATGGCAAGGAAAGACCTTCGGAGAATTTCAAAAAATGCCTCTGGATGATTTCTTTTCCTTTATTTCCCCTATAAAAGCAGCGTCAACATCTGTTCGTGAAATTTTAGATGGTTTGCGTAATCGCCTTTCGTTGCTTATAGATCTCGGGCTTTCCTATCTTACTTTAGATAGGACATTGGCGACATTATCAGGAGGAGAACAAGAACGCACAGCATTAGCGAAGCATCTTGGAGCAGAACTATCAGGAATTACCTATATTCTTGATGAGCCTTCTATAGGTTTACATCCTCGAGATACACACAAACTTATTCGCGTAATCCAAAAACTACGTAATCAAGGGAATTCTATTCTTCTTGTTGAGCATGATGAACAGATGATTTCCTTTGTTGATCGCATTATTGATATTGGTCCTGGAGCGGGAATCTTCGGGGGTGAGGTATTATTTAACGGTGCTCCTAAAGACTTCTTAAACAATTGCGATTCGCTAACAGCTAAGTATCTTCGCCATGAGCTTACTATTGATATTCCCAGCAAGCGCCCATTAACAAAAGCTCGTCTATCCCTATCACATGCTACCACTAACAACTTAAAAGACGTCACGATCTCTATTCCTTTAGAGAGAATAACCGCGGTAACAGGCGTGTCGGGATCAGGAAAATCCTCTTTGATTAATGATACTTTAGTTCCCGCTATTGAAAGAGTTTTACAAGGAGAGGAAGACCCCAATCTAAATATCACCAAAGGAAAGGTAGAGCGCATTGTGCATATCACTCGCGATCTTCCTGGGCGTTCACAACGCTCTATTCCTTTAACTTATATTAAAGCTTTTGATGATCTTAGGGAACTCTTTGCTGAGCAACCAAGAAGCAAAAGGTTAGGATTAACCAAGGGGCATTTTAGTTTTAATCTTTCTTTAGGGTCTTGCGTAGAATGCCAGGGACTAGGCTCTACAACATTATCGGAAGATTTCACACCGATTCCTTGTGGATTATGTCATGGCAAGCGCTTCCAACCTCAGATTTTAGAAGTACATTATGAAGGGAAAAATATCGCAGATATTTTAGCTATGACAGCATACGAAGCTGAAAAATTTTTCCAAACGACTCCTCATATCCATGAGAAAATCCATGCATTATGTTCTTTAGGTCTTGATCATCTTCCTTTAGGAAGACCGTTATCAAGCTTGTCAGGAGGGGAAATTCAAAGATTAAAACTTACTTATGAATTACTTGCTCCTGCTAAAAAACCCACATTATACATTCTTGATGAGCCGACAACTGGGCTACACACCCACGATATTCATGCTCTCATCCATGTTCTTCTTTCTCTAACACATCAGGGCCATACTGTTGTGATTATAGAACACAACATGCACATTGTAAAAATTTCTGATTATGTTATTGAGCTAGGTCCTGAAGGTGGCGAACTCGGCGGTTATCTATTAGCTTCATGTACCCCTGAGGAGCTTATTCTTTTAGACACTCCTACTGCGAAGGCTTTACAACCCTATATCCAAAAAACTAAAAATCTCCCTCGTGTAGTTCAAAAATCTCATATTCCCAATTTCCCTGGGGAAATTTCTATTCGTGATGCTCATCATCATAATCTTAAACATATCGATGTGACCATTCCTAGAAATTCCCTAACAGCAATTTCAGGACCCTCGGCATCAGGGAAACACTCTCTAGTTTTTGATATTCTTTATGCTTCGGGAAACATCGCTTATGCTGAGCTTTTCCCTCCTTATGTTCGTCAAGCGCTGATTAAGAAAACCCCTCTTCCACAAGTAGAAAGTGTCCGAGGTCTCTCCCCTGTCGTTGCTATTAAAAAAACAGGAACAAGAAAAAACTCTAGGCATTCACTAGCGTCATCTTTAGACATTACTAACAGCCTTGAAAAACTATTTGCTCTTTTAGGTGTGCCTCATTCCCCGGTAACTGGGGATCCTCTTATAAAAATCACTCCACAAGCTATAGTGGACAAACTTCTCCAAGATCACGAAGCTGATTACGTAACAATAACAGCACCGTTATCCCCGGATGAAGATCTTGATATTACTTTAAAATCCCGAATGAAAGAGGGATATTTAAAGATATTTGCTAATAATGAATTTTATGATCTTGAGGATTCTCTTCCTGATATTTTAGAGGATCCCGCTATTGTTATTCTCCATACGAAGATCTCCAAACATCATGAATCTTCTTTATTATCATCATTAACATTAGCATTTTCTTTATCACCGACACCACGACTGCATATTCATAACGACGGCCGGGTTATACATTCAGTATCCTATGTTTTAGGATGGCAAGATGCCTCAGGAATAAGCTATCCCAATATCACTCGTAAGCATCTCTCTCGAGATCATATAGAAGGACAATGTCAGCAATGCTGCGGATCAGGGGCAATATTAAAGCTCTCCTTTATGGAGCATAAAGATAAAATCATTAATTATACTCCTCAGGAGCTCTTTGAACTTTTCTTTCCTGAGAGCTCTTCAGCACCTGTTCTTGCTCTTTTAAAACATTTAAAAATTCCCCAAGATAAGCCTATAAAATCTCTGACTGTTTCATCACAAAAAACCCTGTTTCAAGGTACTGAAAAGCATGCCGGATTAGAAAGAATTTTCATGGAGCACTTTAATCGCTTACCTTCATGTCCTCTTTTACACCCACTAATTGCTTCTACTATATGTTTAGCATGTCATGGCTGGGGAATTCATACCTATGCTCAAGAGGTACGAATCGGGGAAACTTCTCTTATAGATCTTTATCAAGGAGACACGAATTTTCTTAAAAACTTCCTAGAGAAAATTACTGACAGCCAAGCGCATCCTATAATTCAAGATCTACAAAACAAATTAGAATTCATTGATAAGGTGGGTTTAAGTTACATAACCTTAGGGCAGCAACAAGATACCCTTAGCGATGGAGAGCATTACCGCCTTCATCTGGCAAAAAAGATTTCTACAAACCTTACTGATATTGTTTATCTTCTTGAGGACCCTTTATCAGGGCTCCACCCTCAAGATGTTCCTATACTAGTAAAGCTTCTTAAAGAGCTCGTTGCTAATAATAATACTGTTATAGCTACCGACCGTAATGAATTATTAAAGCTCTATGCCGAGCATACTATAGATCTTGGTCCGGGATCGGGTCCTGATGGAGGTTATCTAATATCTCAGCAGCCGTTATCTTTAGATAGCTCTCCTCATCAACACGAGCACTCTAAGGTCACTTTAAATATAGATCTTTCGATTTATAACATAACCAATCTGCATGTAAAAGCTCCGTTAAATAGTATTGTTGCCATTGCTGGAGTGTCGGGGTCAGGGAAAACTTCATTATTAGTAGAAGGGTTTTATAAACAAGCACAGCAGCTAATAAAAACTGAGAATTACAAGCACTTTTCCCATGTGTTATTTTTAGATTCTCATCCTTTATCTTCTTCGCAACGTTCGGACATCGGTACATATTTTGACATTACCCCACATTTAAGGAACTTTTATGCGTCACTAACGCAAGCAAAAGCCTTGAATCTAACTTCCAGCATGTTTAGTACTAATACCAAGCAAGGGCAATGTAGCGACTGTTTAGGATTAGGATATCATCTAATAGATCGAGCTTTCTACGCTTTAGAAAAACGCCAGTGTCCTACATGTTCGGGATATCGCATTCAACCTTTATCTCAAGAGGTAGTTTACGAGGGAAACCACTTTGGAAAATTGCTACAAATCCCCATTAAAGATATTGCCTATCTCTTTCCTTTTCTTAAAAAAATTCATGCGCCTTTACAGGCACTTATAAATTCAGGACTTGGTTATTTACCTTTGGGTCAAAATCTCTCTTCCCTATCTTTAAGTGAAAGAATTGCTATAAAAATAGCACGATTCCTTCACCTCCCTCCCAAAGAACCCACATTATTTCTATTAGATGAGGTAGCCACCTCCTTGGACATAAATAAAAAATCCCAATTACAAATTTTATTTCGTAATTTGTTATCTCAAGGCCACTCTATTATCTATGTGGATCATGATGTAAGGCTATTACAACATGCCGACTACATTATAGAACTAGGACCGGGATCAGGAAAATATGGAGGGAAACTTCTTTTTTCAGGAGAAACTAAAGATATAGCCTCCTCAACAACATCGTTGCTCAAAAGATATATGACGTGA